A single Methanocaldococcus bathoardescens DNA region contains:
- the aksF gene encoding homoisocitrate dehydrogenase — protein sequence MIKVCVIEGDGIGKEVVPEAVKILNELGDFEIIEGEAGLECLKKYGDALPEETIEKAKEADVILFGAITSPKPGEVKNYRSPIITLRKLFDLYANVRPINNFGVGQLIGRIADYEFLNVKNIDIVIIRENTEDLYVGREKLENEMAVAERVITRKGSERIIRFAFEYAIKNNRKKVSCIHKANVLRVTDGLFLEVFNEIKKHYEIEADDYLVDSTAMNLIKNPEKFDVIVTTNMFGDILSDEASALVGGLGLAPSANIGENKALFEPVHGSAPDIAGEGIANPMASILSVAMLFDYIGEKEKGDLIREAIKYCLINKKVTPDLGGDLKTKDVGDEILKYIRNKLKGYE from the coding sequence ATGATAAAGGTATGTGTTATAGAAGGAGATGGTATTGGCAAAGAAGTAGTTCCAGAAGCTGTGAAAATATTAAATGAGCTTGGAGATTTTGAAATAATAGAAGGAGAAGCTGGATTAGAATGCTTAAAAAAATATGGGGATGCATTACCTGAAGAAACAATAGAGAAAGCTAAAGAAGCAGATGTTATTTTATTTGGTGCTATAACATCACCAAAACCTGGAGAAGTTAAAAATTATAGGAGTCCAATAATAACTCTAAGAAAATTATTTGATTTATACGCTAATGTTAGACCAATTAACAACTTTGGAGTTGGGCAGTTAATTGGGAGAATTGCAGATTATGAATTCTTAAATGTTAAAAATATTGATATTGTAATTATTAGAGAAAATACAGAAGATTTATATGTTGGGAGGGAGAAGTTAGAAAATGAAATGGCAGTAGCTGAGAGAGTTATAACAAGAAAAGGTAGTGAGAGAATAATAAGATTTGCATTTGAATATGCAATAAAAAATAATAGAAAAAAGGTATCTTGCATACATAAGGCAAACGTCTTAAGAGTTACCGATGGCTTATTCTTAGAGGTATTTAATGAAATAAAAAAACATTATGAAATAGAGGCAGATGATTATTTAGTAGATTCAACAGCTATGAATTTAATAAAAAATCCTGAAAAGTTTGATGTTATTGTTACAACAAACATGTTTGGGGATATTTTATCAGATGAAGCATCTGCATTAGTTGGAGGGCTTGGATTAGCTCCATCAGCTAATATTGGTGAAAATAAAGCATTATTTGAGCCAGTTCATGGTTCAGCTCCAGATATAGCTGGAGAAGGTATAGCAAATCCAATGGCATCTATTTTAAGTGTTGCTATGCTATTTGATTATATTGGAGAGAAAGAAAAAGGAGATTTGATTAGAGAAGCTATAAAATACTGTCTAATAAATAAAAAAGTTACTCCAGATTTGGGAGGAGATTTAAAGACAAAAGATGTTGGAGATGAAATCTTGAAATATATCAGAAATAAATTAAAGGGATATGAATGA
- the glyA gene encoding bifunctional serine hydroxymethyltransferase/L-allo-threonine aldolase gives MKYSDVPKFIRDVSIKQHEWMRESIKLIASENITSLAVREACATDFMHRYAEGLPGKRLYQGCKYIDEVETLCIELAKELFKAEHANVQPTSGVVANLAVFFAETKPGDKLMALSVPDGGHISHWKVSAAGIRGLKVINHPFDPEEMNIDPDAMVKKILEEKPKLILFGGSLFPFPHPVADAYEAAQEVGAKIAYDGAHVLGLIAGKQFQDPLREGAEYLMGSTHKTFFGPQGGVILTTKENANKIDTHVFPGVVSNHHLHHKAGLAIALAEMLEFGEDYAKQVIKNAKALAQALYERGFNVLCEHKDFTESHQVIIDIESSPDIEFSASELAKMYEEANIILNKNLLPWDDVNNSDNPSGIRLGTQECTRLGMKEKEMEEIAEFMKRIAIDKEKPEKVKEDVIEFAKEYSTIHYSFDNGEGFKYLRFY, from the coding sequence ATGAAATATTCAGATGTTCCAAAATTTATTAGAGATGTTTCCATAAAGCAGCATGAGTGGATGAGAGAGAGTATAAAATTGATTGCAAGTGAAAATATAACAAGTTTAGCTGTTAGAGAAGCATGTGCAACTGATTTCATGCACAGATATGCTGAAGGATTGCCAGGAAAGAGATTATATCAAGGATGTAAATACATAGATGAAGTTGAAACACTCTGTATAGAATTAGCTAAAGAATTATTTAAGGCAGAGCATGCAAACGTTCAACCAACAAGTGGAGTTGTTGCTAACTTAGCTGTTTTCTTTGCTGAAACAAAGCCAGGGGATAAATTAATGGCTCTAAGTGTTCCAGATGGAGGGCATATAAGCCACTGGAAAGTTAGTGCTGCTGGAATTAGGGGGTTGAAAGTTATAAACCATCCATTTGACCCAGAAGAGATGAATATAGACCCAGACGCTATGGTTAAAAAAATCTTAGAAGAGAAGCCAAAGTTAATATTGTTTGGAGGTTCTTTATTCCCATTCCCTCATCCAGTAGCTGATGCTTATGAAGCTGCTCAAGAAGTTGGGGCTAAAATTGCCTATGATGGAGCTCACGTTCTTGGTTTAATAGCTGGAAAGCAATTCCAAGACCCATTAAGAGAAGGAGCTGAGTATTTAATGGGAAGTACTCACAAGACATTCTTTGGTCCTCAAGGGGGGGTTATCTTAACTACAAAAGAAAATGCTAATAAGATAGATACTCACGTATTCCCGGGAGTTGTTAGTAATCATCACTTGCATCACAAAGCTGGTTTAGCTATTGCTTTAGCTGAGATGTTAGAGTTTGGAGAAGATTATGCTAAACAAGTAATTAAGAATGCAAAGGCATTAGCTCAAGCATTGTATGAGAGAGGATTTAATGTCTTATGTGAGCATAAGGACTTTACAGAAAGCCATCAAGTAATTATTGATATAGAGAGCTCTCCAGACATAGAATTTTCAGCAAGTGAGTTAGCTAAGATGTATGAAGAGGCAAATATTATTTTAAATAAAAACTTATTACCATGGGATGATGTCAATAATTCAGATAATCCAAGCGGTATTAGATTAGGAACACAAGAATGTACAAGATTAGGAATGAAAGAGAAAGAGATGGAAGAAATAGCTGAGTTTATGAAAAGAATAGCCATTGATAAAGAAAAACCAGAAAAAGTTAAAGAGGATGTTATAGAATTTGCTAAAGAATACAGCACTATCCATTACAGCTTTGATAATGGAGAAGGGTTTAAGTATTTAAGATTCTACTAA
- a CDS encoding preprotein translocase subunit SecD — MDIPKLLKDKKILTLIIFLTVSVFLIVFKGIDYGIDLSGGTVIVLKAEKPMTDEELQLTVDIIEKRLNANGLSDITVYPRGNDEIIVMIPNSSDTERIIKVLEHQGVFEAKIDNVTAYTGKDVKLVEPPTKIPQGDGWAYGVPFELTLEGAKKFAEVAKDKAYHKVELYMDGKLISAPVLSPDLADGRPHPKQVITVGSYPPTKDEIDEAMAIYSALKSGALPVKLDIEYTYAVSSEFGKEFLKGTVIALILAFIAVGIIVSVRYKQPKIAIPILITCLSEIIIILGFASLIDWKLDLPSIAGIIAAVGTGVDNQIVITDEALKRGAGKIRASIKRAFFIIFASAATSIAAMLPLFVLGVGMLKGFAITTIAGVLIGIFVTRPAFARIVEEMFKKF, encoded by the coding sequence ATGGATATACCAAAGCTACTAAAAGATAAAAAGATACTGACTTTGATTATATTTCTTACCGTATCTGTATTTCTAATAGTATTTAAAGGAATTGATTATGGAATTGATTTAAGCGGAGGAACAGTTATTGTTTTAAAGGCAGAGAAGCCAATGACTGATGAAGAGCTACAATTAACAGTAGATATTATTGAGAAAAGGTTAAATGCAAATGGTTTAAGTGATATAACAGTATATCCAAGAGGAAATGATGAAATTATTGTTATGATTCCTAATAGCTCTGACACTGAGAGAATAATTAAAGTTTTAGAACATCAAGGGGTTTTTGAAGCGAAGATTGATAATGTAACAGCTTACACTGGAAAAGATGTTAAGCTCGTTGAACCACCAACAAAAATTCCACAAGGAGATGGATGGGCTTATGGAGTTCCTTTTGAATTAACATTAGAGGGGGCTAAAAAGTTTGCTGAAGTTGCTAAAGATAAGGCATATCACAAAGTTGAGCTGTATATGGATGGAAAGTTAATCTCAGCCCCTGTCTTATCTCCAGATTTGGCAGATGGAAGGCCTCATCCAAAACAGGTTATTACAGTTGGTAGTTATCCTCCAACCAAAGATGAGATTGATGAAGCAATGGCTATATACTCAGCTCTAAAGTCAGGGGCATTACCTGTAAAATTAGATATTGAATATACCTATGCAGTTTCATCAGAGTTTGGTAAAGAGTTCTTAAAAGGGACTGTTATTGCCTTAATATTGGCATTTATAGCTGTTGGAATAATTGTTAGTGTAAGATACAAACAGCCAAAGATAGCTATTCCAATTCTAATAACATGTCTATCAGAGATTATTATTATATTAGGATTTGCATCTTTAATAGATTGGAAGTTAGATTTACCTTCAATAGCAGGGATTATAGCAGCTGTGGGGACAGGAGTTGATAATCAAATTGTTATAACTGATGAAGCGTTAAAAAGAGGTGCTGGAAAAATAAGAGCAAGCATTAAAAGAGCTTTCTTTATAATATTTGCTTCAGCGGCTACTTCTATAGCTGCTATGCTACCTTTATTTGTGCTCGGTGTAGGGATGTTGAAAGGGTTTGCAATAACCACAATAGCAGGGGTTTTAATAGGGATATTTGTAACAAGACCTGCATTTGCAAGAATTGTAGAAGAAATGTTTAAGAAATTCTAA
- a CDS encoding SemiSWEET transporter: MDFDVTIIGYIAGTLTTFASLPQLIKSLKEKDMSNISLAFVITFTTGLTLWLIYGILRNDYPIIVFNILSLMFWIPITYLKIKDEMRK; this comes from the coding sequence ATGGATTTTGATGTAACTATTATCGGATATATCGCTGGAACTTTAACAACCTTTGCTTCTCTTCCTCAATTAATAAAGTCATTGAAAGAGAAGGATATGAGTAATATCTCATTAGCTTTTGTTATAACATTTACAACTGGATTGACACTTTGGTTGATATATGGAATATTAAGGAATGATTACCCAATAATAGTATTTAACATTTTATCTTTAATGTTTTGGATACCAATAACATATCTAAAAATAAAGGATGAGATGAGAAAATGA
- a CDS encoding bifunctional fructose-bisphosphatase/inositol-phosphate phosphatase has translation MKWDEIGKNIVKEIEKEILPYFGRKDKSYVVGRSPSGDETEIFDKISEDIALKYLKPLNVNIVSEELGIIDNDSEWTVVIDPIDGSFNFINGIPFFAFCFGVFKNNKPYYGLTYEFLTKSFYEAYKGKGAYLNGKKIKVKDFNQKDITISYYPNKKMDLEKLRNEVKRVRIFGAFGLEMCYVAKGTLDAVFDVRPKVRAVDIASSYIICKEAGALITDENGRELKFELNATDRLNIIVANSKEMLDIILDLL, from the coding sequence ATGAAATGGGACGAGATTGGGAAAAATATAGTAAAAGAGATTGAAAAAGAAATCTTACCATATTTTGGTAGAAAAGATAAATCCTATGTTGTTGGAAGGTCACCGAGTGGAGATGAAACAGAAATTTTTGACAAAATAAGTGAAGATATTGCCTTAAAATATTTAAAACCATTGAATGTTAATATTGTGAGTGAAGAGTTGGGAATTATTGATAATGATAGCGAATGGACTGTAGTAATAGACCCAATAGATGGTTCTTTTAATTTTATAAATGGAATTCCATTTTTTGCATTTTGCTTTGGAGTATTTAAAAATAATAAGCCATATTATGGCTTAACCTATGAATTTTTAACTAAAAGCTTTTATGAAGCCTACAAAGGGAAAGGAGCTTATTTAAATGGAAAAAAGATTAAAGTTAAAGACTTCAACCAAAAAGATATAACTATAAGCTACTATCCAAACAAAAAAATGGATTTGGAAAAATTAAGAAATGAAGTTAAAAGAGTGAGAATATTTGGAGCTTTTGGTTTAGAAATGTGTTATGTGGCTAAAGGAACTTTAGATGCTGTTTTTGATGTAAGACCTAAGGTTAGGGCTGTTGATATTGCCTCATCATATATAATCTGCAAAGAGGCAGGAGCTTTAATAACAGATGAAAATGGAAGAGAGCTGAAATTTGAGCTAAATGCAACAGATAGATTAAATATCATTGTAGCAAACAGTAAAGAAATGTTGGATATAATTTTGGACTTATTATAA
- the pyk gene encoding pyruvate kinase, with amino-acid sequence MRKTKILVTLGPSLEKRLSEAINLIDGVRFNMSHATTDYCEKFLDILEKNNIAKVMDLKGIKIRIKEVRLKDKLLKVGERVVIGEDIKLNYSIDTIEEGHFILINDGKIKLKVIEKNDKIIAVVEVGGEIKEGMGVNLPDTRIELPIIDETDLKNIKFAVEKDFEYIALSFVRDKNDVKELKDIISEYKGDCEVISKIETKEGLKNIKGIAKESDGVMVARGDLGVEVPIENIPIEQKNILRIANRYGILSITATQILDSMINNPFPTRAEVTDIANAIYDGTDCLMLSNETTVGKYPIEAIKVLNKVAEVADKYYEEFGDMVCLEVESIDEGLVYAVYELYKKLYTKLIITPTYSGRTAKLISKLRINSRIIAPTPNIKTLKRLRLVWGVESCLMKEFDDMESIINACREIAKKEIGKGIYLVTLGHPIGQKKTNTIKVESI; translated from the coding sequence ATGAGAAAAACTAAAATTTTGGTAACTTTAGGCCCGTCCTTAGAAAAGAGATTAAGTGAGGCAATAAATTTAATAGATGGAGTTAGATTTAATATGTCTCATGCTACAACAGATTATTGTGAAAAATTTTTGGATATATTGGAAAAAAATAACATTGCCAAAGTTATGGATTTGAAGGGGATAAAGATTAGGATTAAAGAAGTTAGATTAAAAGATAAGCTATTGAAAGTGGGGGAGAGAGTTGTTATTGGAGAAGATATAAAGCTCAACTACTCCATAGACACAATTGAAGAAGGACATTTTATTTTAATCAACGATGGAAAAATTAAGCTAAAGGTTATAGAAAAAAATGATAAAATTATCGCAGTTGTAGAAGTTGGTGGAGAGATTAAAGAGGGAATGGGAGTTAATCTTCCAGATACAAGGATAGAACTGCCAATAATTGATGAAACTGACTTAAAAAATATAAAATTCGCTGTAGAAAAGGACTTTGAATATATTGCCCTATCATTTGTTAGGGATAAAAATGATGTTAAGGAATTGAAGGATATTATATCTGAATACAAGGGAGATTGTGAGGTAATATCAAAAATAGAAACTAAGGAGGGATTAAAAAATATAAAAGGAATTGCTAAGGAAAGTGATGGAGTGATGGTAGCGAGAGGGGATTTGGGTGTAGAGGTTCCAATAGAAAATATACCAATTGAACAAAAGAATATATTGAGAATAGCTAATAGATATGGAATTTTATCAATAACAGCTACACAAATATTGGATTCTATGATAAATAATCCATTTCCAACGAGAGCTGAGGTTACAGACATAGCTAATGCCATATACGATGGAACTGACTGTTTAATGCTTTCTAACGAAACAACTGTTGGGAAATATCCAATAGAGGCAATAAAAGTGTTAAATAAGGTTGCTGAAGTGGCAGATAAATATTATGAGGAATTTGGTGATATGGTTTGTTTAGAGGTTGAGAGTATTGATGAGGGTTTAGTTTATGCTGTTTATGAACTATACAAGAAACTATATACTAAATTAATTATAACTCCAACGTATTCTGGAAGAACTGCTAAGTTAATATCTAAATTAAGAATAAATAGTAGAATAATAGCTCCAACGCCAAATATAAAAACTTTAAAAAGGTTGAGATTAGTTTGGGGAGTTGAAAGCTGTTTAATGAAAGAATTTGATGATATGGAGAGTATAATCAACGCCTGTAGAGAAATAGCTAAGAAAGAAATTGGAAAGGGGATTTACTTAGTCACATTAGGTCATCCAATAGGTCAAAAGAAAACCAACACTATAAAAGTTGAGAGTATCTAA
- a CDS encoding dihydropteroate synthase-like protein, whose translation MKILIITGKLAEKKVKKAVEKYSFVDVHVADISVAAFLTPNLIIKEIKKLENKFGKKLKDIYDFVLVTGLIRHDLKKVEEETGIKCFKSTREASDIPILIENLDKIKLSTKEYADLQLLEIIKKRCEEEIKKAEEQELGEGDIEIGKLKVGDKFPMRVLGEIVHAPWLKEKELEEKIIYYLESGADMIDLGMVSNENNADKIKDMLKIARDLTDNPISVDTLNTKELIEAVNLGADMILSVDAGNLDELIPYLKDSETAVVVLPTNYKTNYIPETIEGKIKSLEENIKRLLDAGIEKIVADPILEPINNAGCSFIESVIACREFKKRYKLPLFFGVGNVTELFDADSNGVNALLAAIGAEINANILFTPEASAKCKFSIKELKIASKMMFLAKKRNSLPKDVGYNLINYKDKRFEEEITFNSYNVPIIKAEEDERQILDEGSFKIEIDRKNKEIVAIYFNKRREPVLIIRGKKPKEIYETAIRLNLIKKLDHAAYFGRELAKAEIALKIGKKYNQDFDLFYNEFWWE comes from the coding sequence ATGAAAATTCTAATAATAACTGGAAAATTGGCTGAAAAGAAAGTTAAAAAAGCTGTGGAAAAATACAGTTTTGTGGATGTGCATGTGGCAGATATTTCAGTAGCAGCTTTTTTAACACCAAATCTAATAATTAAAGAAATTAAAAAATTAGAAAACAAATTTGGAAAAAAATTAAAGGATATTTACGATTTTGTTTTAGTGACTGGATTGATAAGGCATGATTTAAAGAAGGTTGAAGAAGAAACTGGAATAAAATGCTTTAAATCTACGAGAGAAGCTTCTGATATTCCAATACTAATTGAAAATTTAGATAAAATAAAGTTATCCACTAAAGAATATGCCGATTTACAGTTATTAGAAATTATTAAAAAGAGATGCGAGGAGGAGATTAAAAAAGCGGAGGAGCAAGAATTAGGGGAAGGAGATATAGAGATAGGCAAGTTAAAGGTTGGGGATAAATTTCCAATGAGAGTTTTGGGAGAGATAGTCCATGCCCCATGGCTAAAAGAGAAAGAGTTGGAGGAGAAAATAATATATTACTTAGAAAGTGGGGCAGATATGATTGATTTGGGAATGGTTAGCAATGAAAATAATGCAGATAAAATTAAAGATATGTTAAAAATAGCGAGGGATTTAACTGACAACCCAATTAGCGTAGATACTTTAAACACAAAAGAATTAATTGAGGCAGTAAATTTAGGGGCAGATATGATTTTGAGTGTTGATGCTGGGAATTTAGATGAGCTAATTCCTTATTTGAAAGATTCAGAAACAGCAGTTGTTGTATTGCCAACAAATTATAAAACAAACTACATTCCAGAAACAATTGAAGGAAAGATTAAATCCTTAGAGGAGAATATAAAGAGATTATTGGACGCTGGAATTGAAAAGATAGTTGCTGACCCAATATTAGAGCCAATAAACAATGCTGGATGTAGTTTTATAGAGAGCGTTATTGCATGTAGAGAATTTAAAAAAAGATATAAATTGCCACTATTTTTTGGCGTTGGAAATGTTACAGAGCTTTTTGATGCTGATAGTAATGGAGTCAATGCCTTATTGGCAGCAATTGGGGCTGAGATTAATGCCAACATATTATTTACTCCAGAAGCAAGTGCTAAATGCAAATTTTCAATAAAAGAGTTAAAGATTGCCTCAAAGATGATGTTTTTGGCTAAAAAAAGAAATTCTTTGCCAAAAGATGTTGGCTACAATTTGATAAATTATAAGGATAAAAGATTTGAAGAGGAAATTACTTTCAATAGTTATAACGTCCCAATAATTAAAGCTGAAGAAGATGAGAGGCAAATATTGGATGAAGGAAGTTTTAAGATAGAGATTGATAGGAAAAATAAAGAAATTGTGGCAATATACTTTAATAAAAGAAGAGAACCAGTTTTAATTATTAGAGGAAAGAAACCAAAAGAAATTTATGAAACCGCGATAAGGTTAAATTTGATAAAGAAATTAGACCATGCAGCTTATTTTGGTAGAGAATTAGCTAAGGCAGAGATAGCTCTAAAAATAGGAAAAAAATACAATCAGGACTTTGATTTGTTCTACAATGAATTTTGGTGGGAATAA
- a CDS encoding proteasome assembly chaperone family protein yields MKFVEKAKIEFEQPIIVEAFPGTGLVGSIAAYQIIKELNLKYFGYFEIDGIAPLTTIEKGIPYPPVRAYANENLIILFSDVIIPPLKINGLAEFIVKTFSDKNPKLFVSLGGIVAGKSEKVFGIANREELIENLKNYVEIFDFGVVGGISGNLLIKCQDNGFDAIGLLAETVGVRPDPRGGANLLEVLNKMFDLNISVEGLIKEAEAIENKLKELAEQHLKMMSKSRKEYPMYI; encoded by the coding sequence ATGAAGTTTGTTGAAAAAGCAAAAATAGAGTTTGAGCAACCAATAATTGTTGAAGCATTTCCTGGGACTGGGTTAGTTGGTAGTATTGCTGCCTATCAAATAATAAAGGAACTCAACTTAAAATATTTTGGATACTTTGAGATAGATGGGATTGCCCCACTAACAACTATTGAGAAAGGAATCCCATATCCCCCAGTTAGGGCGTATGCAAACGAAAATTTGATTATTTTATTTTCAGATGTGATAATTCCTCCACTTAAGATTAATGGATTGGCTGAGTTTATAGTCAAAACCTTTTCAGACAAAAATCCTAAGTTATTTGTTTCCCTTGGGGGAATAGTAGCAGGAAAATCAGAAAAAGTATTTGGAATAGCCAATAGAGAAGAATTAATAGAGAACCTAAAAAATTATGTTGAAATATTTGATTTTGGGGTTGTAGGGGGAATAAGTGGAAATTTACTGATAAAATGTCAAGATAATGGGTTTGATGCCATTGGCTTGTTAGCTGAAACTGTTGGGGTTAGACCAGACCCAAGAGGGGGAGCCAACCTATTAGAGGTTCTGAATAAAATGTTCGACCTAAATATAAGTGTCGAAGGACTAATTAAAGAAGCTGAAGCTATTGAAAACAAACTTAAAGAATTGGCAGAACAGCATTTAAAGATGATGTCAAAGAGTAGAAAGGAATATCCAATGTATATTTAA
- a CDS encoding DUF473 domain-containing protein: MKVYGLFGISENAINDFIENHVKTFTIINALNLETVKNLKEGDLVFITSTLREDLRIGTEGILGRVINVSLVPQLINGFEEKEIMAGRVQLEMLGFAKCVKYESIHVEITFRMY; the protein is encoded by the coding sequence ATGAAAGTATATGGATTATTTGGGATTAGTGAAAATGCAATAAATGATTTTATTGAAAATCATGTTAAAACTTTCACTATAATCAATGCATTAAATTTAGAAACCGTTAAAAATCTAAAAGAAGGAGATTTGGTTTTTATAACATCAACACTTAGAGAAGATTTAAGAATAGGTACTGAAGGGATTTTAGGAAGAGTTATTAATGTCTCCTTAGTCCCACAACTAATAAATGGATTTGAAGAAAAGGAAATTATGGCTGGAAGGGTTCAATTGGAAATGTTAGGATTTGCTAAATGTGTTAAATATGAATCTATCCATGTAGAGATAACATTTAGAATGTATTAA